In the genome of Candidatus Baltobacteraceae bacterium, one region contains:
- the infA gene encoding translation initiation factor IF-1, with translation MEVFGSILQVFPSTTFSVELDNGHTVLAHIAGRLRRHHIKILPGDRVDVELSPYDLTKGRIVYRYRAGEARKS, from the coding sequence CTGGAAGTCTTCGGCAGCATTCTACAGGTCTTCCCCAGCACGACGTTTTCGGTCGAGCTGGATAACGGACATACCGTTCTAGCCCATATCGCCGGCCGTTTACGCCGGCATCACATCAAGATTCTTCCGGGCGACCGCGTAGACGTCGAACTTTCCCCCTACGATTTGACGAAGGGCCGCATCGTTTATCGTTATCGTGCGGGCGAAGCGCGCAAATCCTAA
- a CDS encoding choice-of-anchor tandem repeat GloVer-containing protein, giving the protein MIRPVLGALLAIGVAGCSAPGISPSQYGGSIDDVTHSRASSYRIVYRFPGGAGGQHPAYGALEADGNVLFGTTEKGGAKDGGVVYALSAAEKVRVLHVFGKGQDGARPVYGLTTAKNYLYGTTTFGGGSDGICLSSGCGTVFRITRGGTEQIVHAFQRSDGSFPYGIVMVAGTLYGITSEGGKFNRGTAFSLLPNGRMHVLHEFGAASDGSHPIGTLLFANGALFGTTRTGPGSTGAGIVFRLSLNGVERILHVFKGKPDGASPAAGLIKAGKVLYGTTQFGGTRDFGTVFSITQAGAEHVIHSFTNRPDGLQPLAALTVRGATFYGTTVSGGANGGGTIYSLTAAGSERVLHSFGSGSDGFSPFAALTLLNGTLYGTTANGGNGNQGTLYAFTP; this is encoded by the coding sequence ATGATTCGACCGGTCCTCGGGGCGCTGCTCGCGATCGGCGTCGCGGGGTGTTCTGCGCCCGGAATCTCACCGTCGCAATACGGCGGGTCAATCGATGACGTCACGCACTCTCGCGCTTCCTCGTATCGCATCGTTTACCGTTTCCCGGGTGGTGCCGGAGGCCAACATCCAGCGTATGGTGCGTTGGAGGCCGACGGAAACGTCTTGTTCGGAACTACCGAAAAAGGCGGGGCGAAGGACGGGGGCGTCGTCTATGCGCTCAGTGCGGCCGAAAAAGTGCGCGTGCTGCACGTCTTCGGGAAAGGCCAAGACGGAGCGCGGCCGGTCTACGGGTTGACCACCGCCAAGAACTACCTGTACGGAACCACGACGTTCGGCGGGGGCAGCGACGGTATCTGTCTGAGCAGCGGCTGCGGAACCGTTTTCCGGATTACGCGTGGCGGCACCGAGCAGATCGTCCACGCTTTTCAACGCTCCGACGGTTCGTTTCCGTACGGCATCGTCATGGTTGCCGGTACGCTTTACGGCATTACGTCGGAAGGCGGCAAGTTCAACCGCGGAACGGCGTTCAGCTTATTGCCCAACGGCAGGATGCACGTGCTCCACGAGTTCGGCGCAGCCTCCGACGGGAGTCATCCCATCGGCACTTTGCTGTTTGCCAATGGAGCGCTCTTTGGAACGACCCGTACGGGGCCGGGAAGCACCGGAGCCGGTATCGTCTTTCGGCTCTCGCTCAACGGCGTAGAACGCATTTTGCACGTCTTCAAAGGGAAACCCGACGGCGCAAGTCCCGCCGCAGGCCTGATCAAGGCGGGCAAGGTGCTCTACGGCACCACGCAGTTCGGCGGCACGCGTGATTTCGGAACCGTCTTCAGCATCACGCAAGCCGGCGCGGAACACGTCATCCACAGCTTCACGAATAGGCCCGACGGTCTGCAGCCGCTTGCAGCCCTGACCGTTCGTGGCGCAACGTTCTACGGTACGACGGTTTCGGGCGGGGCGAACGGCGGCGGAACGATCTACAGCCTGACGGCCGCCGGTAGCGAACGCGTACTACACAGCTTCGGTAGCGGGTCCGACGGTTTCTCGCCGTTCGCAGCGCTGACGCTTCTCAATGGAACGCTTTACGGCACGACCGCAAACGGCGGCAACGGTAACCAAGGCACGCTGTATGCATTTACGCCCTGA